From a region of the Salmo trutta chromosome 10, fSalTru1.1, whole genome shotgun sequence genome:
- the gngt2b gene encoding guanine nucleotide-binding protein G(I)/G(S)/G(O) subunit gamma-T2b produces MARDMSDKEILQMELAQLKIEVSTTRTAVSVNCKETMEWVEAQTEGDPLIKGVSDDKNPYKGDKGGCIIT; encoded by the exons ATGGCTCGTGATATGTCTGATAAGGAAATCCTGCAAATGGAGCTGGCTCAGCTAAAGATTGAAGTTAGCACAACACGTACAGCT GTGTCAGTAAATTGCAAGGAGACAATGGAATGGGTGGAGGCCCAAACGGAGGGCGACCCTCTCATAAAGGGCGTGTCAGATGACAAGAACCCCTACAAGGGAGACAAGGGAGGCTGCATTATAACCTAG